The window GCTGACTGTATTCAAATCCATACTCTTTTGCTTTTTTAGTTAACGCTTCAACTATAATATCCTTATTATAAGTTACTGGTATTCTCATATCTATACAAAGAATTTCATTTTCTGGTGTAAATTCAATCTTACCTATATTAAATTTTAATTCTCCTGAATGCTCATCTTTTACTTCTCCAAAAATAGGCTCTGCAAATTTATGCCCAATTACGTTTTCTACTATAAACTTTCCAGATTTAGTTTCAACTCCACTTAAAGTTAAAGCATGTAGATATCTATTTATAGCATTTATACCCGTTTCAGCCACTTGTGCGTGAACGCTTTTTCCTAAAATCTCTATCTTTCCATCTTTTTCATTATATTCATAACCTAATTTTTTTAGATTTTCTTCTAATTTCTCTATTTTTTCCACTGATATACTAGATGGTACTGAATTAAAAGCATCTCCTCCTCTAAATACCATTCCACTTAAATTTTTGGCAGTTAATTTACATTGTAATAAACCCTTTTCTGCGTATATTAATGGAAACTTAGAATCAGGAGTAAATCCTATTGTCGGCATCTCTTCTTTTTCAACATATTTAGGCATATCTCTCCAAAGATTTTCTTCATCCGTTCCAAATATAAATCTAGCCCTATAATTTAAATCAAATCCACAATCTAAAAGAGTTTTTAATGCATAAATTGCTGCTAAAGTAGGTCCTTTATCATCTTGAGATCCCCTTCCATAATACTTCCCATCTTTTATTATTGGTTCAAAAGGAGGATTATCCCATTTACCTAAATCCCCTGGTGGAACAACATCTAAGTGACCTAAAACACCAACTAATTTATCACCCTCTCCGATCTCAGCATAACCATAATATCCTTCTGGATCTATATATGTTTTCATTCCTAAATTTTTACAGATTTCTAACATCTTTTCAAGTACTCTTTGGATATCCTCTCCAAAAGGAAACTCAGTATTATCTTCTTTTAAAAAACTTGGAATACAAATTAATTTATCTAAATCTTTTAAAAAATCTGAAAAATTTTTTTCCATTTTCTCATACATCTCTTTTGATGTTACATTATTTTTTTTCATCTTTCCCTCCTATGTATATCTATATTTTATATAAAAAGTTTTTAAAAATATTTATATCAATAGAAAGCTAGTTCTTTACAGAACTAGCTTTCTATAATAAATTATATTTAAATCTCTATCTTACTTCCTGTTTGAATCTCGAAAGTTTTAAATAATCCTTTTTTTACAATTTTTTTCACACCAAACTCTCCAGTACAATGACATGGAAAAACTTGCTCTATATTAATTTTATTTAAATATTTTATCAATTTTTCTATGTATTTTTCATTTTTATTTAAACTAGTTCTTGAAGATAAATGCAGTCCTCCAACTATATTGTGAATTTTTATTTTATTCATTAAACAATA of the Cetobacterium sp. NK01 genome contains:
- a CDS encoding Sapep family Mn(2+)-dependent dipeptidase, encoding MKKNNVTSKEMYEKMEKNFSDFLKDLDKLICIPSFLKEDNTEFPFGEDIQRVLEKMLEICKNLGMKTYIDPEGYYGYAEIGEGDKLVGVLGHLDVVPPGDLGKWDNPPFEPIIKDGKYYGRGSQDDKGPTLAAIYALKTLLDCGFDLNYRARFIFGTDEENLWRDMPKYVEKEEMPTIGFTPDSKFPLIYAEKGLLQCKLTAKNLSGMVFRGGDAFNSVPSSISVEKIEKLEENLKKLGYEYNEKDGKIEILGKSVHAQVAETGINAINRYLHALTLSGVETKSGKFIVENVIGHKFAEPIFGEVKDEHSGELKFNIGKIEFTPENEILCIDMRIPVTYNKDIIVEALTKKAKEYGFEYSQHDYLKSIYTPLDSQLVKTLMSAYQEVTGDLESQPIAGGGATYARAINNCVAFGYVLPDSPKTEHQPNEYIILDNMKMAMKIYMKAFEKFRV